From Thermococcus sp.:
TCTCTTAGTTCCCGGCATAGGGAAGTTCGAGCACGGAACCTTTGAAGGAAACGCCATGGACGTCTATTATCGCGCCCTCCACGGCCTCTCCCAGGTAATCCCGGTTGATGGAAAACTGGAGGTGCACTTCGACATAACCCACGGGCTGAACTACGTAACCTTCCTCGTCCACCGTGCACTCAGAGAACTCCTCGGGATGAGGACACTAACCAGCGAGACCCTCTTTAAAGCCTACAACTCCGACCCCTTTGTGCCAAAGCTCAGCTCTGAGCTCGGCATTAACGTCATCGAGGACGTCAAAGTTGAGCCGCATCCCTTAACCGAGGGGCTTCCAGCTCTCAACGAATACCTGGTTCCATACTTCATCGAGAAGAACGCCCTGGGAGAACTCAAAAGAAAGCTGAAGGCCTTCGAGCTTATAAAGTCTGAGAAGAGGAAGCTGGAGGCGTGGATAGGGTCGGTCGTCTTCGGCTTACCGCTCCTCTTCGCCGAGAACTTCCCCGAGACCGGGCCCATTGAAGAAGCGGTTGATGAGCTCATGAAGACCTGGGAAAGCTACGTCGAGGTCTCCAACAAATCCGTGAGGAGAAAGCTGGCCTTTGGCCGGGGTTTTGGCGTTCTGGTGAAGCTGGCCTTTCAGGCGAGGGCCCTGGAAAAATTCAAGCTTGGCCTTCCGCCGAGCCTCGACGACCTCTACAGAATCTCCGGCGGAGTCTTCAGGGGCGCCAACAGGGAGAGGGCAAATGTTGAACTTGGCAAAATAGAGGACAGGGCCATAGCCTACGCCCTGGCCAAACGCTTCCCGGACTGGATGCCTCTGAGG
This genomic window contains:
- the csx1 gene encoding CRISPR-associated CARF protein Csx1 — translated: LLVPGIGKFEHGTFEGNAMDVYYRALHGLSQVIPVDGKLEVHFDITHGLNYVTFLVHRALRELLGMRTLTSETLFKAYNSDPFVPKLSSELGINVIEDVKVEPHPLTEGLPALNEYLVPYFIEKNALGELKRKLKAFELIKSEKRKLEAWIGSVVFGLPLLFAENFPETGPIEEAVDELMKTWESYVEVSNKSVRRKLAFGRGFGVLVKLAFQARALEKFKLGLPPSLDDLYRISGGVFRGANRERANVELGKIEDRAIAYALAKRFPDWMPLRDFLGFEKANATIVPRNFLAHAGLEANATEARMEGWNVKDAGREARKHTFLRYSPEAKRRVEEITAKTLGGV